A single genomic interval of Nonomuraea rubra harbors:
- a CDS encoding RNA polymerase sigma factor, with protein sequence MTAPRRLPHQGPPSDAELLEASYRRPDRFGEIYDRYFAEIHAYLGRRLDRQTADDLASEVFLTAFRKRRTFDRERGEVRPWLYGIATNLIALHRRTETRKLAALRRSSAAEERPEHGHEERVISRVDAGNEQARLAAELEALPDGDRDVLLLSALGGLSHDEVATALGIPYGTVGSRLSRVRRKLRAALGGANPLSGGTDG encoded by the coding sequence ATGACCGCTCCCCGCCGGCTCCCTCACCAGGGACCTCCGAGCGACGCGGAACTGCTGGAGGCGTCGTACCGCAGGCCGGACCGTTTCGGCGAGATCTACGACCGCTACTTCGCCGAGATCCACGCCTACCTCGGCCGGCGGCTGGACCGGCAGACGGCCGACGACCTCGCGTCCGAGGTGTTCCTCACCGCGTTCAGGAAGCGTAGGACCTTCGACAGGGAACGCGGCGAGGTACGCCCCTGGCTGTACGGCATCGCCACGAACCTGATCGCCCTGCACCGGCGCACGGAGACCAGGAAGCTGGCGGCGTTGCGCCGCAGCTCCGCGGCGGAGGAGCGGCCCGAGCACGGCCACGAGGAGCGGGTCATCAGCCGCGTGGACGCCGGGAACGAGCAGGCGCGGCTGGCCGCCGAGCTGGAGGCGCTGCCCGACGGCGACCGCGACGTGCTGCTGCTGAGCGCGCTGGGCGGGCTGAGCCACGACGAGGTGGCCACGGCGCTCGGCATCCCGTACGGCACGGTCGGCTCCCGCCTGTCCCGCGTACGCAGAAAGCTTCGCGCCGCCCTGGGCGGCGCCAACCCGCTGTCAGGAGGAACCGATGGATGA
- a CDS encoding sensor histidine kinase, whose translation MREVWGRVKRLLAADDPETGRLTRALLTLVLAWSLVVASPGRAAALVWSALGVAMACWLAFVLLDGRYPTKAPLDDRSPTPDRTPPDETRSSRRIAARIRASFAERVPVAPTALLAAGSAVAATVTGSESAAPTVFLFAMLLLYAAHMAPSMTTICLVTAIDLGLMAGSLVWFDRPRTSIVVQGMVMVCTVLFALHRRQYRRTLQDRARAMALDERARIARELHDVLAHSLGALGVQLDVAEALLTERGDVEGAVARIRRSRGLAREGLVEARAAVAALREDVPPLPDALGLLVTEHRRDHSVRAELRTTGTRRPITPAAEVCLLRTAREALTNAARHAPGRPVTLGLSYGEHSVRLTVRNPLPTQEHTGEQPGHHSGYGLTGMRERVALAGGTLGAGPSGETWEVRAEVPE comes from the coding sequence ATGCGCGAGGTGTGGGGGCGGGTCAAGCGGCTGCTGGCCGCCGACGACCCCGAGACCGGGCGGTTGACCAGGGCCTTGCTGACCCTGGTCCTCGCCTGGTCGCTGGTGGTCGCCTCGCCGGGCCGGGCGGCGGCGCTCGTGTGGTCGGCGCTCGGTGTCGCGATGGCCTGCTGGCTGGCGTTCGTCCTCCTCGACGGCCGCTACCCCACCAAGGCCCCACTCGACGACCGCTCCCCCACCCCTGACCGGACGCCACCCGACGAGACGCGTTCCAGCCGCCGAATCGCTGCGCGCATCAGAGCCTCGTTCGCCGAGCGTGTCCCCGTGGCGCCTACGGCGCTGCTCGCGGCCGGGTCCGCGGTGGCGGCCACGGTGACGGGGTCGGAGTCGGCGGCGCCGACGGTGTTCCTGTTCGCGATGCTGCTGCTGTATGCGGCGCACATGGCGCCGAGCATGACGACCATCTGCCTGGTCACCGCGATCGACCTGGGGTTGATGGCCGGGAGCCTGGTCTGGTTCGACCGGCCGCGGACGTCGATCGTGGTCCAGGGGATGGTGATGGTGTGCACGGTGCTGTTCGCGCTGCACCGCCGCCAGTACCGCCGCACCCTCCAGGACCGGGCCCGTGCCATGGCCCTGGACGAGCGCGCCCGCATCGCCAGGGAGCTGCACGACGTGCTCGCGCATTCCCTGGGTGCGCTGGGAGTGCAGCTCGACGTGGCCGAGGCGCTGCTGACCGAGCGAGGGGACGTGGAGGGCGCGGTGGCCCGCATCCGCCGCTCGCGCGGGCTCGCCAGGGAAGGGCTGGTGGAGGCACGGGCTGCGGTGGCGGCGCTGCGCGAGGACGTGCCCCCGCTGCCGGACGCGCTCGGCCTGCTCGTGACCGAGCACCGCCGCGACCACTCCGTACGAGCCGAACTGCGCACGACGGGGACGCGGCGGCCGATCACCCCTGCTGCCGAGGTCTGCCTGCTGCGCACGGCCCGCGAGGCTCTCACCAACGCCGCCAGGCACGCCCCGGGCCGGCCGGTCACGCTCGGCCTGTCGTACGGCGAGCACTCCGTCCGCCTGACGGTCCGCAACCCCCTTCCCACCCAGGAGCACACGGGAGAACAGCCGGGGCACCACAGCGGGTACGGGCTGACCGGGATGCGGGAGCGGGTGGCGCTGGCGGGTGGGACGCTGGGTGCCGGTCCCTCGGGCGAGACGTGGGAGGTACGGGCGGAGGTGCCGGAGTGA
- a CDS encoding response regulator gives MREGLVALLDLVDGVEVVGDAGQGEEALGLVAELRPDVVLMDLRMPVMDGVEATRRIAREYPGVAVVVLTTYDDDRSVDAALLAGARGYLTKDAGRAEIAAALRSAAAGQSTFSPAAAKRLVEVLSRGAAEPVTVCPDGLTVREVEVLRLIARGLSNAEIAARLFIAATTVKTHINNAFAKIGVRNRTEAAGYARNRLL, from the coding sequence ATGCGCGAAGGGCTCGTGGCGTTGCTGGACCTGGTGGACGGCGTCGAGGTCGTCGGGGATGCCGGTCAGGGTGAGGAGGCGCTGGGGCTGGTGGCGGAGCTGCGGCCGGACGTGGTGCTGATGGACCTGCGGATGCCGGTCATGGACGGTGTGGAGGCGACGCGGCGGATCGCCCGCGAGTATCCCGGGGTGGCCGTCGTGGTGCTGACCACGTACGACGACGACCGGTCCGTGGACGCGGCGCTGCTGGCGGGGGCGCGCGGTTACCTGACCAAGGACGCGGGGCGGGCCGAGATCGCCGCGGCGCTGCGTTCGGCCGCCGCGGGGCAGTCGACGTTCTCGCCCGCGGCGGCCAAGCGGCTGGTCGAGGTGCTGTCCCGGGGTGCCGCCGAGCCGGTGACCGTCTGTCCGGACGGGTTGACGGTGCGGGAGGTGGAGGTGCTGCGGCTGATCGCGCGCGGGCTCAGCAACGCCGAGATCGCCGCCCGCCTGTTCATCGCCGCGACGACGGTCAAGACGCACATCAACAACGCCTTCGCGAAGATCGGCGTACGCAACCGCACCGAGGCCGCCGGCTACGCCCGCAACCGGCTCCTCTGA
- a CDS encoding type I polyketide synthase — MEPVAVVGIGCRFPGDAGSPDAFWDLLCAARNTTRPLPAERWRPYENHSPEYAAALRDAVRHGSFLNDIEGFDAEFFGLSPREAELMDPQQRILMETAWEALEHAGLPPHALAGTDAGVFVGVCTADYGGRLLEDLPQIEAWTGIGAATCAVANRISYSLDLRGPSMAVDTACSASLVALHLAAQSLRLGESDVALAGGVNLLVTPGQTLTLGTAGALAPDGRSKSFDAAADGYGRGEGCGVVVLKRLSDARRDGDRILALVIGSAVNQDGHTNGIMAPCGAAQEHVMTRACRQAGISPATVGYVEAHGTGTRLGDPLEAEALAAVYGTGRPPGDPCLIGSVKSNIGHLEGAAGIAGVIKAVLALDRGEIPPSVLTTPNPAISWETSGLRLVTERSAWPERGHPRRAGVSSFGYGGTVAHILLEQAPPPASEPPRASRVSQGQRLFPLSAASRTALRRYAGTLADRLDGLDVASVGHTLALRRSHLARRAVVIADGRGELAANLRRLAEDLPSEDVLTGDVLPDPGPGPVWVFSGQGCQWRGMGRELLATEPEFAALVDEVEPIFAEEIGFSPRQVLTEGELDGIDRVQTMIFVMQLGLARLWNAYGVGPKAVIGHSVGEIAAAVTAGAMSVADGARLICRRSRLLRQAEGKGAMVMVGLPFEEAAGRLAGRTDLVAAISSAPGSTVLSGDVAAVEAVLNEWPAEGIVARRVASDVAFHSPHMEPLAVELAAATADLAFGAPRIPMYTTVLADPRSTPVLDSAYWAANLRDPVRLAAATQAAAQDGYRAFLEISPHPVVAHSITETIEEAGFEDVFVGTSLRRNQPERSTLLAAVGLAHCHGVEVDWSRLQPSGDLADLPPYAWQHRRHWRDASAGDDENRGHDVHSHTLLGAGTSLAGSRSRLWRTSLEDANRPYPGSHALNGVEIVPAAVLVNTFLHAVAGADGAVPVLTDVEMMHPLMTAERRQIQIVHEPPAIRLAARTPAGPGEPEPAWLVHVTASVAAPGDAAARSNGAVQGNGAARGKGAAHDHAAAHGNGVAAGRAPALPDVLPEAGTTGLTPLDTGFVHRRLAAVGVPATGFEWTIQTLLGGEGVLRATVRTGHPDDTYPDDGQAGNGQAEGGQAVKAPLTWAPALDAVMSVAPCVFPGDPVLRMVVHIDEVALTGTPPETVIIHAAVDPAGDDTVQALLADADGRVVGHLSGLRYPVIDAPAPAEEELREPADSFAGLPPDELREHVQTEVRAEIAAVMRLDTEDLAVRRPLIEQGLDSVMTVMVRRRLEKRFGCRLPATLLWQQPTISAIADHLVGLLTTRKPRQDAAPEAVLESVPAFGG, encoded by the coding sequence GTGGAACCGGTCGCGGTGGTCGGGATCGGATGCCGCTTCCCCGGCGACGCCGGCTCGCCGGACGCGTTCTGGGACCTGCTCTGCGCCGCCAGGAACACGACCCGGCCGCTGCCCGCCGAACGCTGGCGCCCGTACGAGAACCACAGCCCCGAGTACGCCGCCGCGCTGCGCGACGCCGTACGCCACGGCAGCTTCCTGAACGACATCGAGGGCTTCGACGCGGAGTTCTTCGGCCTGTCGCCCCGCGAGGCCGAGCTGATGGACCCGCAGCAGCGCATCCTGATGGAGACCGCGTGGGAGGCCCTGGAGCACGCCGGCCTGCCGCCGCACGCGCTGGCCGGCACCGACGCCGGCGTGTTCGTCGGGGTCTGCACCGCCGACTACGGCGGCCGCCTGCTGGAGGACCTGCCCCAGATCGAGGCGTGGACCGGGATCGGCGCCGCGACCTGCGCCGTCGCCAACCGCATCTCCTACTCCCTGGACCTGCGCGGCCCCAGCATGGCCGTCGACACCGCCTGCTCGGCGTCGCTGGTCGCGCTGCACCTGGCCGCGCAGAGCCTGCGGCTCGGCGAGAGCGACGTCGCCCTCGCCGGCGGCGTCAACCTGCTCGTCACCCCCGGCCAGACCCTCACGCTCGGCACCGCCGGAGCTCTGGCCCCCGACGGGCGGTCCAAGTCGTTCGACGCCGCGGCCGACGGCTACGGGCGCGGCGAGGGCTGCGGCGTGGTCGTGCTCAAACGGCTGTCCGATGCGCGGCGCGACGGCGACCGGATCCTCGCGCTCGTCATCGGCAGCGCCGTGAACCAGGACGGGCACACCAACGGCATCATGGCCCCGTGCGGCGCGGCCCAGGAACACGTGATGACCAGGGCCTGCCGCCAGGCGGGCATCTCGCCCGCCACGGTCGGCTACGTCGAGGCGCACGGGACCGGGACCAGGCTCGGCGACCCGCTCGAAGCGGAGGCGCTGGCCGCCGTGTACGGCACGGGACGCCCGCCCGGCGACCCCTGCCTCATCGGCTCCGTCAAGTCCAACATCGGGCACCTCGAAGGCGCCGCCGGCATCGCCGGCGTCATCAAGGCGGTGCTCGCCCTCGATCGCGGCGAGATCCCTCCGAGCGTGCTGACCACCCCGAACCCGGCCATCTCGTGGGAGACCTCGGGGCTCCGCCTCGTGACCGAACGGTCGGCCTGGCCGGAGCGCGGGCATCCCCGGCGGGCAGGGGTGTCCAGCTTCGGGTACGGGGGCACGGTCGCGCACATCCTGCTCGAACAGGCCCCACCGCCGGCTTCGGAGCCGCCCCGGGCGTCCCGGGTTTCCCAGGGCCAGCGGTTGTTCCCGCTGTCGGCCGCGTCGCGGACGGCTCTGCGGCGGTACGCGGGCACGCTGGCCGACCGGCTCGACGGGCTCGACGTGGCTTCGGTGGGGCACACGCTGGCGCTGCGGCGTTCCCACCTGGCCCGCCGGGCCGTCGTCATCGCGGACGGCAGGGGCGAGCTGGCGGCGAACCTGCGCAGGCTCGCCGAGGACCTGCCGTCCGAGGACGTCCTCACCGGGGACGTGCTGCCCGACCCAGGCCCCGGGCCCGTCTGGGTGTTCTCCGGGCAGGGCTGCCAGTGGCGCGGCATGGGGCGGGAGCTGCTCGCCACCGAGCCGGAGTTCGCGGCCCTGGTCGACGAGGTGGAGCCGATCTTCGCCGAGGAGATCGGCTTCTCCCCCCGGCAGGTCCTGACCGAGGGCGAGCTCGACGGGATCGACCGCGTACAGACCATGATTTTCGTGATGCAGCTGGGCCTCGCCCGGCTGTGGAACGCGTACGGGGTGGGCCCCAAGGCCGTCATCGGGCACTCCGTCGGCGAGATCGCGGCGGCGGTGACGGCCGGCGCGATGTCGGTCGCCGACGGCGCGCGCCTGATCTGCCGCCGGTCCCGGCTGCTGCGCCAGGCCGAGGGCAAGGGGGCCATGGTCATGGTCGGCCTGCCCTTCGAGGAGGCGGCCGGGCGGCTGGCCGGCCGTACCGATCTGGTCGCCGCGATCTCGTCGGCGCCCGGCTCCACCGTCCTGTCCGGCGACGTCGCCGCGGTCGAGGCGGTGCTGAACGAGTGGCCGGCCGAGGGGATCGTGGCCCGCCGGGTGGCGTCGGACGTCGCCTTCCACAGCCCCCACATGGAACCCCTGGCCGTCGAACTGGCGGCGGCCACCGCCGATCTCGCGTTCGGCGCTCCCCGCATCCCCATGTACACGACCGTGCTGGCCGACCCCCGGTCCACGCCCGTCCTGGACTCCGCGTACTGGGCGGCGAACCTGCGGGACCCCGTCCGGCTGGCCGCCGCGACCCAGGCCGCCGCCCAGGACGGCTACCGCGCGTTCCTGGAGATCTCCCCGCACCCCGTGGTCGCGCACTCCATCACCGAGACGATCGAGGAGGCCGGGTTCGAGGACGTGTTCGTCGGCACGTCGCTGCGCCGCAACCAGCCGGAGCGCTCGACCCTCCTCGCAGCGGTGGGCCTGGCGCACTGCCACGGCGTCGAGGTGGACTGGAGCCGCCTGCAGCCGTCCGGCGACCTGGCCGACCTGCCGCCGTACGCCTGGCAGCACCGCCGCCACTGGCGTGACGCCTCGGCCGGCGACGACGAGAACCGTGGCCACGACGTGCACTCCCACACCCTGCTCGGCGCCGGGACGAGCCTCGCGGGCAGCCGCTCACGGCTGTGGCGCACCAGCCTGGAGGACGCCAACCGGCCCTACCCGGGCAGCCACGCGCTCAACGGGGTCGAGATCGTGCCCGCAGCCGTGCTGGTCAACACGTTCCTGCACGCGGTGGCGGGCGCTGACGGGGCCGTGCCCGTCCTGACCGACGTGGAGATGATGCATCCGCTGATGACGGCGGAACGCAGGCAGATCCAGATCGTCCACGAGCCTCCCGCGATCCGGCTCGCGGCACGCACCCCGGCCGGCCCCGGCGAGCCGGAACCCGCCTGGCTGGTGCACGTCACGGCGTCCGTGGCGGCTCCCGGCGATGCGGCGGCCAGGAGCAACGGAGCAGTCCAGGGCAATGGGGCGGCTCGCGGCAAGGGGGCGGCTCACGACCATGCGGCGGCTCACGGCAATGGGGTGGCGGCGGGCCGCGCACCTGCGCTGCCGGACGTGCTCCCGGAGGCCGGCACGACCGGTCTCACCCCCCTCGACACCGGCTTCGTGCACCGGCGCCTGGCCGCGGTCGGCGTCCCCGCGACGGGCTTCGAATGGACGATCCAGACGTTGCTGGGCGGAGAAGGAGTACTACGCGCCACAGTCCGCACCGGACACCCGGACGACACGTACCCGGATGACGGACAGGCAGGTAACGGGCAGGCGGAGGGCGGGCAGGCCGTCAAGGCGCCGCTGACGTGGGCACCCGCGCTGGACGCGGTGATGTCCGTGGCTCCCTGCGTCTTCCCCGGCGACCCGGTGCTGCGCATGGTGGTGCACATCGACGAGGTGGCCCTGACCGGCACCCCACCGGAGACCGTCATCATCCACGCGGCCGTCGACCCGGCGGGCGACGACACCGTACAGGCTCTCCTGGCCGACGCCGACGGCCGCGTGGTGGGACACCTGTCCGGACTCCGCTACCCGGTGATCGACGCGCCGGCGCCGGCCGAGGAGGAGCTGCGGGAACCCGCGGACTCCTTCGCCGGCCTACCGCCGGACGAACTGCGCGAGCACGTCCAGACGGAGGTCCGCGCGGAGATAGCGGCCGTGATGAGGCTGGACACCGAGGACCTGGCGGTCCGGCGACCCCTCATCGAGCAGGGGCTGGATTCGGTGATGACGGTCATGGTCAGGCGGCGGCTGGAGAAGCGCTTCGGCTGCCGGCTCCCCGCGACCCTGCTGTGGCAGCAGCCCACCATCTCCGCGATCGCCGATCACCTGGTGGGTCTGCTCACGACGCGGAAGCCGAGACAGGACGCCGCGCCCGAGGCCGTCCTCGAGAGCGTGCCGGCGTTCGGAGGCTGA
- a CDS encoding ketoacyl-ACP synthase III family protein — protein MQWADTYISGVGAFLPRTVVSVEKAVAKGWYPAEEAELHNLAGAAVAGDVPAPEMALHAAQSALKRSGRSPADLDLLLYASTWHQGPDGWPPHAYLQRQLVGGDVLATEIRQGCNGMFIALELAASYLDAGSGRQAALLVAADNYGTPLMDRWRMGPGYIGGDAASALVLTKETGFARLMSVCTVTVPEAEELHRGTEPLFPPGVTVGRRMSFGARNEQFRQQVMPRGEATAALFKIQRALMDVVERALAESGIEARDLTRVAFMNYSEEIVEQRCMAALDLPMSRSTWGYGRTIGHCGASDQVLALDRLLLTGELGPGDHLLMLGTGPGVTVSSAVIKILDTPAWS, from the coding sequence ATGCAGTGGGCGGACACGTACATCAGCGGAGTGGGAGCCTTCCTGCCCCGGACCGTCGTCAGCGTCGAGAAGGCCGTCGCCAAGGGCTGGTACCCGGCGGAGGAGGCCGAGCTGCACAACCTGGCAGGGGCGGCGGTGGCCGGTGACGTACCGGCTCCCGAGATGGCCCTGCACGCGGCGCAGAGCGCGCTCAAGCGCAGCGGCCGGTCACCGGCGGACCTCGATCTCCTCCTGTACGCCTCGACGTGGCACCAGGGCCCGGACGGCTGGCCCCCGCATGCCTACCTGCAGCGCCAGCTCGTCGGCGGGGACGTCCTGGCCACCGAGATCCGGCAGGGCTGCAACGGGATGTTCATCGCGCTCGAACTCGCCGCCAGCTACCTGGACGCCGGCTCTGGCCGGCAGGCCGCCCTGCTCGTCGCCGCCGACAACTACGGCACCCCGCTGATGGACCGGTGGCGCATGGGCCCCGGCTACATCGGAGGGGACGCCGCCAGCGCGCTCGTCCTGACGAAGGAGACCGGCTTCGCCCGCCTGATGTCGGTCTGCACCGTGACCGTGCCCGAGGCCGAGGAGCTGCACCGCGGCACCGAGCCGCTGTTCCCTCCCGGCGTCACCGTCGGGCGGCGGATGAGCTTCGGGGCCAGAAACGAGCAGTTCAGGCAGCAGGTCATGCCCCGTGGGGAGGCCACCGCCGCCCTGTTCAAGATCCAGCGGGCGCTGATGGACGTCGTCGAGCGCGCGCTGGCCGAGAGCGGCATCGAGGCCCGCGACCTCACCCGGGTGGCCTTCATGAACTACTCGGAGGAGATCGTCGAACAGCGGTGCATGGCCGCGCTCGACCTGCCCATGTCCCGATCGACCTGGGGCTACGGCCGCACCATCGGCCACTGCGGGGCCAGCGACCAGGTCCTCGCCCTCGACAGGCTGCTGCTGACGGGCGAGCTGGGCCCCGGCGACCACCTGCTGATGCTCGGCACCGGCCCCGGAGTCACCGTCTCCAGCGCCGTGATCAAGATCCTCGACACGCCCGCATGGTCGTGA
- a CDS encoding acyl carrier protein, with translation MTELTQRLVGFIQENLVLDGDDIKVDETTPLLVSGLLDSLRTARLLNFLRKDVGVPIPAAKLDPENFRDVVTIVAMVRELESV, from the coding sequence ATGACCGAGCTCACGCAGCGGCTGGTCGGCTTCATCCAGGAGAACCTCGTCCTGGACGGCGACGACATCAAGGTCGACGAGACCACCCCGCTCCTGGTGTCGGGCCTGCTGGACTCCCTGCGGACGGCGCGGCTGCTGAACTTCCTCAGGAAGGACGTCGGCGTCCCGATCCCCGCGGCGAAGCTCGACCCCGAGAACTTCAGGGACGTCGTGACCATCGTGGCGATGGTCAGGGAACTCGAATCCGTGTAG
- a CDS encoding ketoacyl-ACP synthase III family protein, which translates to MRTSNMFVRSLGVFVPDIVTVEQAAREGLYPAAEIERFQQIGAAVAGDVPAPEMARRAVLDAYERWGESSPRELDLLLYPSVWHQGPNGWQPQHYLQMHLLGGHVPAFEIRSGCVGMISSLELAASYLQADQRRETAMVVSADNHGTPLVDRWRMTPGAVIGDAACALVLGKEYGMAELLAVNATTIPEADAVNDGGYPLFPPDATVGRGLSFGDRHEEFRQRLLKAHGTGIHLTIQKTMMQQVEQTLDEAGIGLADVTRVAFPHGRREDLDGQMSWLGIDEDQTTWDYGRRVGHCGAVDQFIAFEHLIATGGLVAGDHLLMVGFGSGTSVAAAAFRVLSTTPVTKGSVTRGAHA; encoded by the coding sequence GTGCGTACATCCAACATGTTCGTCAGGAGCCTCGGCGTCTTCGTGCCGGACATCGTGACCGTCGAGCAGGCGGCCCGGGAGGGCCTGTACCCGGCGGCGGAGATCGAGCGGTTCCAGCAGATCGGGGCGGCGGTCGCCGGCGACGTGCCCGCGCCGGAGATGGCCAGGCGCGCGGTCCTGGACGCCTACGAGCGCTGGGGCGAATCCTCCCCGCGCGAGCTCGACCTCCTGCTCTACCCGTCGGTCTGGCACCAGGGCCCCAACGGCTGGCAGCCCCAGCACTACCTGCAGATGCACCTCCTCGGCGGGCACGTGCCGGCGTTCGAGATCCGGAGCGGCTGCGTCGGCATGATCAGCTCGCTGGAGCTGGCGGCCAGCTACCTTCAGGCCGACCAGCGGCGGGAAACGGCGATGGTGGTCTCCGCGGACAACCACGGCACCCCGCTGGTCGACCGCTGGCGCATGACGCCCGGAGCGGTGATCGGCGACGCCGCGTGCGCGCTCGTCCTCGGCAAGGAGTACGGCATGGCCGAGCTCCTCGCGGTCAACGCGACCACGATCCCGGAGGCCGACGCCGTCAACGACGGCGGCTACCCCCTGTTCCCCCCGGACGCCACCGTCGGGAGGGGGCTGAGCTTCGGCGACCGGCACGAGGAGTTCCGCCAGCGGCTGCTCAAGGCGCACGGAACCGGGATCCACCTGACGATCCAGAAGACGATGATGCAGCAGGTCGAGCAGACCCTGGACGAGGCCGGGATCGGCCTCGCCGACGTCACGCGGGTGGCGTTCCCGCACGGCCGCCGCGAGGACCTGGACGGGCAGATGTCCTGGCTGGGCATCGACGAGGACCAGACGACGTGGGACTACGGGCGGCGCGTCGGCCACTGCGGCGCGGTGGACCAGTTCATCGCCTTCGAGCACCTGATCGCGACCGGCGGGCTCGTGGCCGGCGACCACCTGCTCATGGTCGGGTTCGGCTCTGGGACGTCCGTCGCCGCGGCCGCGTTCCGGGTTCTGTCCACCACTCCCGTCACCAAGGGTTCCGTCACGAGAGGCGCGCACGCATGA
- a CDS encoding cellulose binding domain-containing protein yields the protein MHARKRTASILGMVLTMLATLGVSLALSPPAHATQVFTDIAYAPAQPAGSRGHLLDLYLPSGGITPRPLLIWHRGSAWSSDDGKSRADEIAAVFNAKGFAVAGVSVRSSTQAVFPAQVHDVKAAIRWLRANAATYQLDPNRFAMMGDSSGGWLTEMATLTGGVAALEGTVGTTGVSSALQTGLAFYSPTDFLQMNAQNLPGGGLDHDSPVSPESLLIGCAIQTCPDKVALANPVNYVDANDPPLLFLHGQSDFLVPHGQSVLLYNKIRTSCGNAQFISIPGADHGMADVMDPARFGTQTTYTTTNCGSTTQTGTPNPTWETFERHLRGGLKMGTSCQVSYARTTWTDGFTGTVTIRNTGTTPIDRWVLTWSWAGNQQVTTAWNATVTQSGTQVTARDAGHNAVIGASSSTSFGFEATYSGTNAVPADFKLNGIPCAITTG from the coding sequence ATGCACGCTCGTAAGCGCACGGCCTCGATCCTCGGCATGGTGCTGACCATGCTGGCCACCCTGGGCGTGTCGCTCGCGCTCTCGCCACCGGCGCACGCCACGCAGGTGTTCACCGACATCGCCTACGCGCCCGCGCAGCCCGCCGGGTCCAGGGGCCACCTGCTGGACCTCTACCTGCCGTCCGGCGGCATCACCCCCCGGCCGCTGCTGATCTGGCACCGCGGCTCGGCGTGGTCGAGCGACGACGGCAAGAGCCGCGCCGACGAGATCGCCGCCGTCTTCAACGCCAAGGGGTTCGCGGTGGCCGGCGTCAGCGTCCGGTCCAGCACGCAGGCGGTCTTCCCGGCCCAGGTGCACGACGTCAAGGCGGCCATCCGGTGGCTGCGGGCGAACGCCGCCACGTACCAGCTCGACCCCAACCGCTTCGCGATGATGGGCGACTCCTCGGGCGGCTGGCTGACCGAGATGGCCACCTTGACCGGCGGCGTCGCGGCGCTGGAGGGCACCGTCGGCACCACCGGCGTCTCCAGCGCCCTGCAGACGGGACTCGCCTTCTACAGCCCGACCGACTTCCTCCAGATGAACGCGCAGAACCTGCCGGGCGGAGGGCTGGACCACGACTCTCCCGTCTCGCCCGAATCCCTCCTGATCGGCTGCGCCATCCAGACCTGCCCCGACAAGGTGGCCCTGGCCAACCCGGTCAACTACGTCGACGCCAACGACCCGCCGCTGCTGTTCCTGCACGGCCAGAGCGACTTCCTGGTGCCGCACGGCCAGAGCGTGCTGCTCTACAACAAGATCAGGACGAGCTGCGGCAACGCCCAGTTCATCTCGATCCCCGGCGCGGACCACGGCATGGCCGACGTCATGGACCCCGCTCGCTTCGGTACCCAGACCACGTACACCACCACCAACTGCGGCAGCACCACCCAGACCGGCACGCCCAACCCCACCTGGGAGACCTTCGAGCGGCACCTGCGCGGCGGGCTCAAGATGGGCACCTCCTGCCAGGTCTCCTACGCCAGAACCACCTGGACCGACGGCTTCACCGGCACCGTCACCATCAGGAACACCGGCACGACCCCCATCGACCGCTGGGTCCTGACGTGGAGCTGGGCGGGCAACCAGCAGGTCACGACCGCCTGGAACGCCACCGTGACCCAGTCCGGCACCCAGGTGACCGCCCGCGACGCCGGCCACAACGCCGTCATCGGCGCCAGCTCCAGCACCAGCTTCGGCTTCGAGGCGACCTACAGCGGGACGAACGCCGTACCCGCCGACTTCAAGCTCAACGGCATCCCCTGCGCCATCACGACCGGCTGA